The proteins below are encoded in one region of Colletotrichum lupini chromosome 5, complete sequence:
- a CDS encoding cytochrome b5-like Heme/Steroid binding domain-containing protein, whose protein sequence is MSGKFEPKNPVTLAPPKDDPITLEELAKADGSDPNGKTYVAIKGIVYDVTGNKAYQAGGSYNVFAGKDASRALGKTSTKAEDVSADWQDLPDKEKGVLNDWITFFSKRYNIVGRVAGATNFE, encoded by the exons ATGTCTGGAAAGTTTGAGCCCAAGAACCCCGTCACCCTGGCCCCTCCCAAGGATGACCCCATCACCCTCGAGGAGTTGGCCAAGGCCGATG GCTCAGACCCCAATGGAAAGACATACGTGGCGATCAAG GGAATCGTATACGACGTAACAGGTAACAAGGCATACCAAGCAGGAGGATCCTACAACG TTTTTGCTGGAAAGGACGCCTCTCGTGCTCTCGGAAAGACCTCAACAAAGGCTGAGGACGTCAGCGCCGACTGGCAGGATCTTCCTGACAAGGAGAAGGGTGTCCTTAACGACTGGATCACCTTCTTCTCTAAGCGCTACAACATTGTTGGCCGCGTCGCTGGCGCTACCAACTTTGAATGA